The DNA window GCGCCCGTGGTGTAGACAAAAGAGTCGTTCCGGGCGTGCAGATACTGGATATCGGCACTGAGCAGGGTGTTTTTGGTGACCAGCGCCTGCGTTTCCACCTCGACGCCGTAGATCTTCGAGCTGCCGATGTTGTCGGTGAAATTGGCGTTGCTGCCGTTGCTGTCGAGCCCGACATGGTTGACCTGCTGATTGTGATAATTCCAGAGGAAGCCCTCGATGTTCAACTGCAGGCGGTTGCCGAAGAAACGGTTCTTGCTGCCCAGCGTGTAGGCGGTGATGGTTTCGGGCTGATAGGTCGTATGGCCGACCGCCGCCGCAAAGCCACCCGAGCGATAGCCGGTCTCCACGCTGGCATAGAGCAGGGAATGGCGGGTCAGATCATACTCCACCGCGCCGCGCCATGTGACGCGCTGGTTGGTGAGTTGCGAATTGTAGCTGCTGTCGGTGCGGGTCACGATGGCACCGCTGGTGCCCAGAGGCGCTGCGGGCACGCCCTGCGGCGGGAAGGCGAAGGGCAGTTGCGAGGGATCGTCGACAAGGGGGAACAGCGGCGCCGTGGGGCAGCCGACCGTGGCCGGGGCCCGGCAGACGATCACCCCGGTGACGCCGTTGCTGACGAAATCCTTGTGGTCATGGGTGTAACGAATACCGCCGACAAGGCGCAATGTGTCGGTCAGATTGGCGGTCAGGCGACCGAAGGGCGCCCATGAGGCGGTGTTGATCCGCTGATCGGTCCATGAAGACTGAGCAAAGACATTGACATCGGCATGATAGTCTTCGGTCTCATGGTAGTAGAGCATGCCCAGCGTATAGGAGAAGATGTCGATACGGTTGCCGTTGAAGCGCAATTCTCCGCTGTATTGCGAGTCATCCTCGCGCGTCTTGTAGAAGAAGGCGGCGGCATCGGCGGAATAGTCCAGCTTCGAATCGCGCCATGCCGGGATGAAGGTCAGTGTGCCGGCATCGGTTTTCCAGGTGATCTCGGCATTGGCGCCGTAGAAGTGGTTGTTCTGATAGGGCATCGGGGTCAGCGCGCCCAGAGTGCGCCCCGAAAGCCCGACATAGGTGCCCTGGCGAAAGGCCTGGGACGCTGGCGTATACAGCCCCTGATCGACAGGAATGTTGGAAGGGACGAAACTGTACCTGGCTGTGGCGGGGTTGAGCACATATTTGCCGGTGTAGCTGACGCTGTAACCATAACCGCCATTATGCGCATAATCGATGCCGATCCGCGCGGTCAGCCGGTCGGTCAGCCTGCCCGCCATCTGGAAGCGCAGGCCTTCGGTGCGATCGTCAAAGGTGCCGTCTTTCAGATAGCCGTCGCGGCGAGTGATCGTGCCGGACAGGCGGGCCGCGCCATCCTGCCCCATCGCCAGATTGATCGCCCCTTCGGCGTTGAAGGCGTTGTAATTGCCGTAGCTGGCGGTGGCATAGCCCGAAGTCTCGCCATAATGCGGATGCTCGGGGTTGACGTTGATCGCGCCGCCGGTCGCATTGCGGCCATAGAGCGTGCCTTGCGGGCCCTTGAGCACCTCGACGCGCGACAGGTCGAAGAAGGCGCCCGTGGTCGAGGTGGGGCGGCCGACATAGACATTGTCGTAATTGTAGGCGATGGCCGGGTCGCTGGTGGGCACGACGGTGAAATTGCCGACGCCGCGCAGGAAGATCAGATTGCCGGTGCTGCTGGGCTCCACCGTCAGGGCGGGCACATGGTCGCTCAGCAGACTGGCGTTGGTGGTGCCTGCGGCGACCAGATCGGCGCCGGTCACCACATCGACGGCCACGGCGGCGCGCTGCAGGTTTTCCTCGCGCCGCTGCGCGGTGACGATGATTTCGGTCAATTGCGGACTGCCGGCGGCCGCGCCCCCCGATGGCGCGTCGCTTTGGGCAAAGGCCAGCCCCGGAACCAAAGCCAGGCACGCAACCGTGCTCATCAAGGCGGTGTGCATGATCATCTCCCCAGATGTTCTGTTTCTGTCATCGGGCCGGATGGCTTGTGCTTTGGCCGGTCCCGTGCAGTTGAAGCGATGCTATTCTGTTAGCGCATGGAGCGAGCGATGCAGATTTGTGATGGCTGATGACCGCTGCTTATCAGTGCGCGAAAGCGGATGCGCCTTTCCCATTCCCGGAGACCGGGCTATCGGCGCGCTGCCATGACAAACCTTTCCGCCGCAACACTCGATCACGCCGCCGACCTGCTCGAAGCCCATCCCGATTTCCGGGTGCTGCGCCGCCTGCGTGCCGTGGAATGGCTGTTCACCGGAAAGCCCTCGGGCGATATGCGGGTCGGCGTGGCGGTGGATGTCGAAACCACCGGTCTGGACCATGGCAAGGACCAGATCATCGAACTGGCGATCCAGCGCTTTCGCTTCGATGCGCTGGGCCGCATCACCGAAATCGGTCAGGCAAGGGTCTGGCGGGAGGACCCCGGCGTCCCGCTCGATCCGCGTATCACCATGCTCACCGGCCTCACCGATGAGGATCTGGTCGGCAAGGCGATCGATGAGGCGGCCGCCATCCATATCCTTGCTTCGGCGGACATCATCGTCGCGCATAATGCGGCCTTCGACCGGCCCTTTGTCGACCGCCGTCTGCCGGCCATCGCGGGCAAGGCATGGGCCTGCTCGATGGCGGAGGTCGACTGGCTCGAACTGGGGTTCGAGGGGCGGGCGCTGGCGCATCTGGTCGCGCAATGCGGCTGGTTCTACGAGGGGCATCGCGCGGAAAATGACATTCTCGCGCTGATCCATCTGCTTTCCCATGCGCTGCCGGATGAGACGACGATCCTCTCCGCCTTGTTGGCCCGCTCGGCGCAGCCTCTGTTCCGGATCCATGCCGTCGAGGCTCCTTTCGACGCCAAGGATGCGCTCAAGGCGCGGGGTTATCGCTGGGATTCACTCCTGCGCTTCTGGTGGACCAGCGTATCGGGTGAGGATCTGGAGGCTGAAACCGCCTGGTTGAGCGAACATGTCTATTGCGGGCGCGGCAACCCGGCCATTTCCGAGCAATCGGCGCTGGAGCGTTACAGCCGATAGGGCGACCCGAAGCCTATGTCTGCTTGCGCCACCAGAGATAGAGGCCGCTGACCAGCACCACGATCGTTGCCAGATCGAACAGCGCCCAGATGATCTTGAGGGGAAGCCCGCCATAATCCCCGAAATGCAGGGGGCGTGCGACCTCCAGCAAACGCAGATACCAGGGCATGCTGACAATCGCTGTCAGCCTGCCGCTGCGTGCATCGACCAGCACCGGATTGAACAGGCGGCTGGTGAGCGGGGTGTCGCCTTGCAGCCAGACGATATAGTGCCACGGGCTGCCCTCGCGGTCATTGGGGAAGCCGATGCTCAGCATGGTGGTGCCGGGCAGGGCTTGCATGGCGGTCTCGACCGCGTGCTGGGCAGAGGCCAGATGATCCTGCCCGGCCAGATCCCGCCCCGCATAGGGTGTGAGAGAGGCTGCCACCTCATGCTTTTGCCAGACCGCGAAGAGGGGCACGGCCAGCGTGTTCATGGCCCCCGTCGCCCCCACCAACAGCGCCCAGACGACTGTGACGATGCCCAGCAGATTGTGCAGGTCGAGCCACAAGATCCTTGCGCCGCGATGCCGGCGCAAGGTTCCAAAAGCCAGTTTTCTGGTGAAGGGCCCATAGAGCGCCACGCCCGAGACGATCGCCACCATGAAGAGCAGGCCCATCGCGCCCAGAAACAGCTCTCCCCACAGGCCCGCCAGCAGGCTGCGGTGTAGCGTCAGCAGGAAAGCCGTCGGGCTTTGCGCGGACAGCGCCGCGCGGCTGCCTTCGCGCAGCAGCCGTCCCGACTGCGCATCGAAGACCAGCAGATGTTCGAGCGCGGGATCGGCATGAACCGCTTCCAGCGAGGGCGCCATGCGCAGGATGATCGCCGCGGCGTCATCCGGCTGAAACAGGGAGATGACCGCCTGTCCGGGATAGCGCGCCCGCCCCTGCGCGATCAGGCGGTCGAGCGAGGGGGCGCTCATCCCCGGTCGTGGCGCATCGTGCCGCGTGTGATCGAAGGCGCGGTCGATCTCCGCGCTGAAGATCAGCGGCACGCCGGTCAGGCACAGCACCAGCAGGAACAGCGTGCAGACCAGACTGCTCCAGCGATGCAGCCGCGACCAGCCCTTGATCGTCACCACGCGTAGCGGATCCCGGCCAGCACCTGCCGCCCCTGCCCGAAGGTGCAATAGGTCAGATCGGTGCAGGTCACATAGGTCCTGTCGAACAGATTGCTGACATTGACGCTGAGCTTCACGCCCGCAAGCCTTGGCACAAGCCGCCCCACCTCATACTGCATGCCCAGATCGGCCAGCGTATAGCCGGGCACCTTGAAGCTGTTGGTGGGATTGCCATAGCTGGGGCCGACATAACGCACCCCGCCGCTGGCCTTCAGGCCGGGGATCAGCGTGTCGGCCAGATCGTAGGAGAGCCAGAGCGCGGCCATGTCCTGAGGGATGCCTGCCGGTGCCTTGCCCAGAATGCTGGCGGTGGCGCTGGTGTTGCGCAGCTCGTCATGGGTGTAGCTGGCGATCACCTGCACCCGGTCGGTCAGCCAGGCATGGGCTTCGGCCTCCACCCCGCGCGAACGCACCTCGCCCGTCTGGGTGAGCGAGCCGGTGTAGAGCGAGTTGGAAACCGTGACATTGGTCTGCCGCAGATCATAGGCGGCCAGCGTGACGAAGCTCTTGCCGCCCGCGGGCTGGAACTTGATCCCGGCCTCGACCTGCTTGCCCCTGGTGGGTTTGAGCGGCGCGCCCGTGTCGGTGTTGCCCGCCTGCGGCTGGAAGGAGGAGGACCAGCTGACATAGGGCGCCAGACTGTCGGTGATCTTGAACACGGCCCCCACGCGCCCGGTCAGGGCATGGCTGTTCTGGTCGGTGACGCCGCCGGTCTTGTAGGACACGCTGTGCGTGCCCGCCCAGTCCTGCCGCAAACCGCCGACCAGCGTCAGCCGCCCCAAGGTCGCCTGATCCTGAGCATAGATCCCGGCCTGCCGGGTGCGTTCCTGCGTGGAGCTGCCCAGCAGGAAATCGGGTTCGGGCACGGTCTGGAAATAGGCGGGCGCCGCGATCACCAGATTGGGCGGATTGCGCCCGTCGAGGCGGCTGTAATAGAGATAATGATCGAACTGGGTGTTGAGCAGATCCACACCCGCCACGAAACGATGCTGCACCGGCCCCGTCGCAAAATCGGCGTTGAGCTGATTGTCCATGCTGACGGCATCGACCGTGCCGAAATTGTTATAGGCCACGCGGCTGAGCGCAGTGCCGGTGGCATCATAGCCCGATCCGTCGCCTACATGGTGGATCGTCTGGCTGTTGTGCATGAAGCGGAAGTTCTGGCGGAATTTGAGCGCGTCGGTGAAGCGGTGCTCGAAGCGGTAGGCGATGCTCGCTTCTTCCTTGCGGTAGACGTCATAGCCCGGATCGCCGGTGTTGAGCGAGCGGGGGATCGTCACCTTGCCGGGCAGCACCGTGCCCACGGCGGGCACATAGTTGAAGGCGCCCGCTTGCGGATCCTTCTGGTAATTGCCGATCACGGTCAGCGTGTTGCGATCATCCGGCGTCCAGGTGAGGGCGGGGGCCACCGCGATGCGCTTCTGGCGCACATAATCGGTCTGGGTGCCGGTGGTCATGGCCACGGCGGTCAGCCGATAGGACAGGCTGCCCGAGGCGTTGAGCGCGCCGCCCAGATCGAAGCCGCCCCTGGCGCGGCCATAGCTGCCCGTTTCGAAGAAGACCTCATGGAGTGACTGCGTTGTCGGCTGCTTGGACACGATGTTGACCAGCCCGCCGGGCGGCGTCTGGCCATAGACGACCGAGACGGGGCCGCGCACGCTTTCCACGCGGTCGATCAGCCAGGTGTCGCGGGTGGCGATGTTGAAGCCGGAAAAGGGGATGGTCAGCCCGTCGATAAAGCTGCGGGCCTGAAAACCGCGCGTGTAGAGATATTCGAGCGAATCCTCATTGATGCCGCGCTGCTCGGCCACGATGCCCGGCGTGTAGCGCAGGGCTTGCGAGGTGCTCTGGGCATTCTGGTCGACGATCTGCGCATGGGTGACCACCGAGATGGAGGCCGGAATCTGGATCAGCGGCGTGTCGGTCTTGGTCGCGCCCGCGCCGCGCGTGGCGACATAGCCCTTGATGCCGGGCACGGCATCAGGCGCCATATCCGCGCCGGAGGTGTCGGTTGCCTCGCCTTCCACCCGCACCGGGCCAAGGCTGATCGCGCCCGCGCTCTGCGGCGCCGGTTCCAGCGTGACGGTGCTGCCGGTGATGCGAAAGGTCAGCCCGCTTCCCGCCAGCAGGCGGCTGAGCGCCTGAAGCGGGGGCATGCTGCCCTTCACCTCGGCGGCGTTGCGGCCTTCGACCAGCGGCGCCTGCGTGCTGACCTGCAACCCCGATTGCTGGCCGAAACTGGTCAGCGCATCGGCCAGCGGCTGGGCGGGGATATCGAAGCTGCGCGCGGCCTCCTGCGCCTGCACCAAGGTTGCGCATAGCGCCGCCATCGTGGTGATCGACGCGGCGATTGGCAGGCCCCATGCGGCGGTGATGAGGCGGCGCTGGCTCCTCTTGAGCGTCACCTTCCCGCTGATCTGACCGCCCGTAACCATGCTCTTGCCTCCTTGCACACTGTCTTGAATCCAGAGGCATGTTGATAATGCGTCGCATTGCCTCTCAATGCAATTGACGTGGGGGCAGAGGATTTTTCGGGGTGAGGGAGAATTTAGATCGCGCCAAAGCTGGAAATCGCGATCATAAAACTGATTTAAAATGATATTATTTTGAAAATCACCCGATCACGGCTCACCCGCCGATGACACCACAATCACCCAGGGCGTGATGCTGGTCACCGATCCACCATAGGCCTGCGCCAGAGCGCGCAGCGCCTCGACAGGCCGGGTCGCATCGTAAAGGCCGGTGACCCGCTGCCGGGCAAAAGCTTCGTCGCGCATCAGGATCATGCCTGAAAACCACGGGCGAAGCGCTTCGATCACCTCTCCCGCGGGGCGATCCCGCACGATGATCTGGCCGTTGCGCCATGCGGCCATCTGCTCGGCCGGGCGCTGTCCCCGGCTGACGGTGCCGTCAAAACCGACATGCAGGCTGTCCCCCCGCGACAAAGGTTCCGAGACGGGCGGAGCGCTGCTGTAGGCGACGCGGACCTGCCCCGCGGTGACTTCCGTCGTCACCCCCTTGCGCCCCAGCCTGATATCGAAGGCGGTGCCGATGTCGGTGGTGGTGACGCCCCCGGCATCGACATAGAAGGGGCGCGCGGCATCGTGGCGCACATCGAACCATGCCTCGCCCTTCAGCAGCCGGACCTGCCTGCGGTTGGCGGCATAGGTGACGGCAATGGCGCTGTCGGGCGCAAGCCGGGCGATGGTGCCGTCCGCCAGAACGGTCTGGCTGCGCTCGGCGGTTCCGGTGCGATAGCTGGCCTGCATGCGCAGCAGCAGCGAGGGCGTTGTGACCAGCACCAGACAGGCGGCCAGAGCGGTGGGAAGGATGTGGCGCGCTCTGGGCCGCCAGGCGGTTTTTGCGGCGCGCCGCCGGTAAGGGATGGGCCCGGCCGGAAGGACCGGCCGCGCGTCGGCGGCGCGCAGCGGCGGCATGAACATGGGGCGCAGATCGCCCGCCCGGTCGTAAGCATGGGCTGTTGTCGCCCAGGCGTTTGCATGCAGGTCCGATGCGGCAAGCCAGGCCTCGAAAGCGGCCAGCAGCTCGGCATTCTCCGGCTCCTCGCGCAGGAGGATGGCCCATGCGATCGCTGCCTCATCGGCGTCCGTTGTGTCGGGAGAAGCGCCTGTCATGCCCTGCCGTCTCATCACCTCTGCCGCCTGGCTCTCATGCCTTTGTTCAAGAGACGCATGACGGGGCGTTTTTTCCAACCCCACTGGCCGATCTTTTCAATCGTGATCAAGCGCGGCGCGAATATCCCGCAGCGCCGATGCCACCAGCCCATGCGCGCCGGTCACCGAAATGCCCAGATGCTCGGCGATTTCCCGCAATTTGGCGCCTTCGAAGCGGTGCATTTCAAAGGCCTCGCGCTTGCGTGCATCGAAGCCCTCGATGACATGGCGAATGCGGGCGAGTTCGTCCCGCGCGATCAGCATCTCCTCCACGGAAGGCTGGCGGTCCGGCTGCTGCTCGGCCTGCGCGGGGATCGGCTCGGCGGCGATCAGCCCCCGCTCGCTGGCGATCCGGCGGCTGCGGTCGATCGAGAGGTTGCGCAGGATCCGCCAGAGCAGATGGGTTGGCTTGGCAATGGGCTGTGTCCGCGCGGCCTTGTCGAGCCGCAGCCAGGCGTCCTGGACCAGATCCTCGGCGCCATCGGCATCGCCGCTGACGGCGCGGGCATAATTGATCAGATCGCCGCGCTGTTCGACCAGAATATCGGCAATGACCTTGCGCTGCGGCACGTGCTCGCCTTTCTGTCGCGGCAGGGGACTGGCCGCCGCATTTGCGAGGCATTCGCATCTTTAGGGGCATTGCCGGGATGCCGCAAGGGGCGGCTTGATGATCGTCCTGCCCGGACAACGAACATGGTTCTACCCGTTCGGGTAGGGCCGCAGACCCTCCCTGGGGTTGAAGCCTGACCCGCGTGCGCAGACAGTAGCCACCGCCATGACCGTGGCCGTCACCGCCCAGGGGAGAAGCGATGTCCCAAGCCATTGCGATGGCCGGCACACTTTGCCTCGCGGCACCCGTGCCGGCCCGGATTCCCCCGTTCCCGCATTCCGGTCGCGCTCCATAAACCACAGGCGAGATGCTTCCCGGATTGCCCCTTTGCCGCTCCCTGAAGCCCGAGGAGGTTTTATGCTACGCATGCTCGCCACCAGCCTGATCGCCTTGCTGTCCGCCGCTTCGGCTGACGCCAGGGTCCTGCCGTTCCCGGCGGCCTGCAAGGTTCAGGATGTCGCCACCAATGCCACCTCGCTGCATGTGCGTGTCTGCGGGAGCGGGCCTGCTGTCGTTCTGCTGCATGGCTATGGTGAAACCGGCGACATGTGGGCGCCGCTGGCTGCGGACCTTGCGCGCGATCACACGGTGATTGTGCCCGATCTGCGCGGCATGGGCCTCTCGGCACGGGCAGCGGGCGGGTATGACAAGAAGACGCAGGGCTATGACATTGCCGGTGTGCTCGATGCGCTGAAGGTCGGGCAGGTCGATCTGGTCACCCATGACATTGGCAATATGGTCGGCTTCGCCTTCGTGGCCGAGCATCGCGACCGGGTGAAAGCCTTTGTGCTGATGGATGCGCCCATTCCCGGCGTCGGCCCCTGGGATGAGATCCTGAAAAGCCCGATGCTCTGGCACTTCCGCTTCGGGGGGCCGGATATGGAGCGGCTCGTTGCCGGTCGCGAGCGCATCTATCTCGACCGCTTCTGGAACGAATTTTCCGCCGATCCCAAAAAGTTCGACGAAAAATCCCGCCAGCATTACGCTGCGATTTACGCCAGGCCCGGCGCGATGCATGCCGGTTTCGAGCAGTTCAAGGCCTTCGATCAGGACGTCAAGGACGATCAGGCCTTTCTGGCGGCGGGCAAGCTGACCATGCCGGTTCTGGCGATCGGCGGCGATCACTCCTTTGGCCCGACGATGGCGGTGGTGATGCGCGCCGCGGCCACCAATGTGCAGGAGGCTGTGGTGCGCGACTCCGGCCATTGGCTGATGGAGGAGCAGCCCGCGCAAACCGTCTCGGTGATCCGCACCTTCCTGGACGCGCAGAAGTGAGCCGCCTCCTGCTGCCCGCGCTCCTGCTGACCGCCACGGCGGCGAGTGGAGCGCCCGCCACGCATCCGGCCGAGATGCGCCTGACGCAGCCCGAAATCGCGGCGCAGCATCGCGCGTCTGGCGGGCCGGGCACCTCTGGCGTCGCAGGCATCCAGACGATCGTTCTGGCGGGCGATCCGACGGCGGCCGGTCCCTACACGATCGAACTGCGGGTTCCCGCCAACACCAAAATCGCGGCCCACACCCATCGTGATGATCGCACCGCGGTGGTCGTCTCGGGCATCTGGCATTTCGGCTATGGCCCGGTTGCGAATGCCTCGGCGACGAAAGCGCTGGGGCCCGGCAGTTTCTACAGTGAGCCGGGCGGTGATGCTCATTTCGCGATGACAGGCGCAACTCCGGTCACGGTCATCATCAGCGGCTTTGGCCCCACCGACACCAAATTCGTCGCCGCAGCGCCTGCAACCCATACGGAGAAACGACCATGACCTCGCCCGCCATCGCCCGTGACCCCATCGCGGACCACATGCTGACGCCGGAGAATGCGGCGCTGATCATCATCGATTTCCAGCCGGTGCAGGTCGGATCGATCGTGACGATGAACAAGCGGCTGCTGGTGAAGAATGTCACCGCGCTGGCCCGCACCGCCAAACTCTACGGACTTCCCGTTGTGCTCTCGACCGTCAATGTCGCGACCGGGCGGAACATGCCGACGATCCATCAGATCACCGAGGTGCTGCCCGATGTGCCGCCCATCGATCGCAACTCGATCAACGCCTGGGAGGACGATGATTTCGTGGCCGCCGTCAAGGCCACCGGGCGGTCCAAACTGATCATGGTGGCGCTGTGGACGGAGGTGTGCCTCGTCTTCCCAGCGCTCGATGCATTGCGTGCGGGCTATGAGGTCTATGCCGTCGTTGATGCCGTGGCGGGCACATCCGAAACCGCGCATCAGGCCGGGATCGATCGACTGGTTCAGGCTGGCGCCGTTCCCGTGAGCTGGATACAAGTCGCCTGCGAGCTGCAGCGTGACTGGGCCCGCGACGCGACCACCTCGGGCTTTGCCGAAATCGTCTTCGCCGAAGTCGGCCACTGACCGCGACAGGCCACCATCGACCATCCCAATGGAGTGTCCCATGACCGAAGACAGCCGCAAGATTCTCGTCATCGGCGGAAGCCGTGGTATCGGCGCCGCCATCGTCCAGCGCTTTGCCGAAAACGGCGATTCCGTGGCCTTCACCTATGCCGGGTCCGCCGAAGCGGCGGCAACGCTCCAGAAGAACACCGGCGCTGTTGCCGTGCTTTCGGATGCCTCGGATCGCGAGGCCCTGATCGCCGTGATCAGGGCGCAGGGCAAACTCGATGTTCTGGTGGTCAATGCCGGGGCGCTGGTGCTGGGAAATCCGCTCGACCTCGATGCCGATGCGGTCGACCGGATGATCGACCTCAATGTCCGCGCGCCCTATCATGCCGCCGTCGAGGCCGCGCGGAGCATGGCCGAGGGTGGCCGGATTATCATCATCGGCTCGGTCAATGGCGACCGGATGCCCTTTGAAGGCGGGGCGGCCTATGCGCTGACCAAATCGGCGATGCAGGGCATGGCGCGCGGTCTGGCGCGGGACTTCGGGGCGCGGGGCATCACCGTCAATGTCGTCCAGCCTGGACCGACCGACACCGACATGAACCCGGCCAACGGCCCGATGAGCGACGCCATGCACAGCTTCATGGCGATCAAGCGCCATGTGCGCCCCACCGAGGTTGCGGGCATGGTGCTCTGGCTCGCAGGGCCTGACGCCGGCGCGGTGACCGGCGCCATGCACACCATCGACGGCGGATTTGGCGCCTGAAACGCTGAGCCGGAACGGATCTGATACCCCCCCTCCCATCCGATCAAAGGACAAAGCTCATGAACATCGATCTCAGCGGCAAGACCGCGCTTGTCACCGGTTCGACCGAGGGCATCGGTTTCGCCATCGCACAGGGGCTGGCGAAAGCTGGCGCCACCGTCATCATCAATGGCCGCACCGGGGCGAAAGTCGATGCCGCGGTGGCGCGCATCGGTGGCAGCGCGCGCGGCGTGGCGGCGGACCTCGGCACTGCCGCCGGGCATGACCAACTGGTCAGGGCGGAGCCGCAGGCGGATATCGTGG is part of the Novosphingobium sp. genome and encodes:
- the bdcA gene encoding SDR family oxidoreductase, whose product is MTEDSRKILVIGGSRGIGAAIVQRFAENGDSVAFTYAGSAEAAATLQKNTGAVAVLSDASDREALIAVIRAQGKLDVLVVNAGALVLGNPLDLDADAVDRMIDLNVRAPYHAAVEAARSMAEGGRIIIIGSVNGDRMPFEGGAAYALTKSAMQGMARGLARDFGARGITVNVVQPGPTDTDMNPANGPMSDAMHSFMAIKRHVRPTEVAGMVLWLAGPDAGAVTGAMHTIDGGFGA